One region of Desulfovibrio sp. JC022 genomic DNA includes:
- a CDS encoding N-acetylneuraminate synthase family protein gives MHTLPLFIAEVSSNHGSNLDRCYELIDTAARIGCGAVKFQLFKIDELFAPEILAQSKEHRDRKRWELPESFVPLIAERCRKRRILFSCTPFYIDAVKILTPHVNFFKIASYELLWTDLLEKCAVSSKPVILSTGMADMDEIGTAVKTLQYSGCVDLTLLHCVSGYPAPVEQANLAAMQTMKDKFNCKIGWSDHTVSKAVIQRAIHKYDAQVIELHLDLDETGAEYKFGHCWLPDQVEKMIRSVHESLAADGDGIKIPVEIELPDREWRADPADGLRPLKSIRKTWKAE, from the coding sequence ATGCACACCCTCCCCCTCTTCATAGCCGAAGTGTCCAGCAACCACGGCAGCAACCTTGACCGCTGCTATGAACTCATCGACACCGCCGCGCGCATCGGCTGTGGTGCGGTAAAATTCCAGCTGTTCAAAATTGATGAACTTTTCGCCCCGGAAATTCTCGCGCAAAGTAAAGAACACCGTGACAGGAAACGCTGGGAACTACCGGAGTCCTTTGTCCCGCTCATTGCAGAGCGTTGCCGGAAGCGGAGAATTCTATTTTCCTGCACACCGTTCTATATTGATGCTGTCAAAATTCTGACTCCCCATGTGAACTTTTTTAAAATTGCCTCTTACGAACTGCTCTGGACCGACCTGCTAGAAAAATGTGCTGTAAGCTCCAAGCCTGTTATTCTTTCCACCGGGATGGCTGATATGGACGAAATCGGCACGGCAGTTAAAACACTACAATATTCAGGCTGCGTTGATCTTACCCTGCTGCACTGCGTATCCGGCTACCCCGCCCCGGTGGAGCAGGCCAATCTCGCGGCCATGCAGACCATGAAAGATAAATTCAATTGCAAAATAGGCTGGTCTGACCATACAGTAAGCAAAGCCGTCATCCAGCGGGCAATCCATAAGTATGACGCTCAGGTAATTGAACTACACCTCGATCTTGACGAAACCGGGGCAGAATACAAATTCGGGCATTGCTGGCTGCCGGATCAGGTTGAAAAGATGATCAGAAGCGTTCACGAGAGCCTGGCTGCGGATGGAGACGGAATCAAAATTCCAGTTGAAATAGAATTGCCAGACCGGGAATGGCGGGCCGACCCTGCGGACGGGCTGCGCCCCCTGAAATCAATCAGAAAGACATGGAAAGCAGAATAA
- a CDS encoding PfkB family carbohydrate kinase, with protein MASADSKIKTISELAEISKELRESGKRVVLCHGVFDLLHIGHIRYFNQAKEHGDVLIVTLTPDHFVDKGPDRPAFTEILRAEALASLGETDYVAINEWPTAEETLRAIRPHVYAKGDEFKNIDNDPLGKIGKEADVVREIGAELVFTSDIVYSSSNLINRYLNRNNEELNEYLKMFRNRYQLEDLLDHLERMHDLKVLVIGDTILDEYQIASTLGKSSKDPILALKYQSHELYAGGALAVANHVANFAGEVSLLTMLGANDRYEDFIREKLDSKISPCFFTRPNGPTTLKRRFIDSYSLNKVMEIYVMDDSPLPDNVEQEICAELDKIISNYDLVLAADFGHGLISPAVVELLAKKSPYLAVNTQANAGNRGFNTIGKYPQMDFFSLAEHELRLETRDQLNELRPLLIETSEQLNTKISLVTQGSRGCSLYNPTSEFVRIPSFQSNVVDRVGAGDALFSIASMSACMGLHEELVGFLGNIAGSLAVQIMGNDRAIDKQSMRKYITATMK; from the coding sequence ATGGCCAGTGCGGACAGTAAAATAAAAACTATTTCAGAGCTTGCAGAAATATCCAAAGAGCTGCGCGAGAGCGGCAAACGGGTAGTACTCTGCCACGGCGTATTCGACCTGCTGCATATCGGACATATCCGCTATTTCAATCAGGCCAAGGAACATGGCGATGTACTAATCGTCACCCTGACCCCGGACCACTTTGTGGACAAAGGACCGGACCGGCCGGCTTTCACTGAAATCTTGCGCGCCGAAGCCCTCGCATCTCTTGGAGAGACCGATTACGTAGCTATCAATGAATGGCCCACTGCTGAAGAAACACTACGCGCCATCCGCCCGCACGTTTATGCCAAGGGCGATGAATTCAAAAATATCGATAACGACCCGCTGGGAAAAATCGGTAAAGAAGCAGACGTGGTCCGCGAAATCGGTGCCGAGCTGGTCTTTACCTCGGACATTGTCTACAGCTCCTCAAACCTGATCAACCGCTATCTGAACCGCAACAATGAAGAGCTGAACGAATACCTGAAGATGTTCCGCAACCGTTACCAGCTTGAGGACCTGCTGGACCATCTGGAACGTATGCATGACCTCAAGGTTCTGGTTATCGGGGATACTATCCTTGATGAATACCAGATTGCTTCCACGCTGGGGAAATCTTCCAAGGACCCCATTCTAGCCCTCAAATACCAGTCCCATGAGCTTTATGCCGGGGGCGCCCTGGCAGTAGCCAATCACGTAGCCAACTTTGCCGGGGAAGTTAGCCTGCTAACCATGCTTGGCGCAAATGACCGTTACGAAGATTTCATCCGCGAAAAACTGGACTCCAAAATCAGCCCCTGCTTTTTCACCCGGCCAAACGGGCCGACCACCCTCAAGCGCAGGTTCATTGACAGCTATTCCCTGAACAAGGTCATGGAAATTTATGTCATGGATGATAGTCCCCTGCCGGATAATGTTGAGCAGGAAATATGCGCTGAGCTGGATAAAATAATTTCCAATTATGATCTCGTGCTGGCTGCGGACTTCGGGCACGGCTTGATCAGCCCTGCGGTTGTCGAACTACTTGCGAAAAAATCCCCCTATCTTGCGGTGAATACGCAGGCAAATGCCGGGAACCGGGGTTTCAACACCATCGGCAAATATCCGCAGATGGACTTTTTCTCGCTGGCAGAACATGAACTGCGTCTTGAAACCCGCGACCAGCTCAATGAGCTGCGCCCCCTGCTCATTGAAACCAGTGAGCAGCTGAACACAAAGATTTCTCTGGTCACACAGGGCAGCCGGGGTTGTTCCCTTTACAATCCGACCAGCGAATTTGTGCGTATCCCCTCCTTCCAGTCCAATGTGGTGGACCGGGTCGGAGCCGGGGACGCACTCTTTTCCATTGCATCCATGTCCGCCTGCATGGGCTTGCATGAAGAGCTGGTCGGATTCTTAGGCAATATTGCCGGATCGCTGGCAGTGCAGATCATGGGCAATGACCGGGCCATAGACAAGCAATCCATGCGCAAATACATAACCGCGACCATGAAATAA
- a CDS encoding SIS domain-containing protein yields MWNKHTQRLQNCLNSIEVSGANRTPGCCPDGCDQAFTVWKTMTEKLREQGKIIYLIGNGASASMASHFSADLAKNAHVHTQVFTDLALITALANDISYDQAFVEPLKRRLTSNDMLVAISSSGNSPNMLNACCFAAETGHACILHYWMDSVSVPPTEG; encoded by the coding sequence TTGTGGAATAAACACACACAAAGATTACAGAATTGCCTCAATTCCATTGAAGTAAGCGGGGCCAACAGAACTCCCGGATGCTGCCCGGACGGTTGTGATCAGGCTTTCACGGTCTGGAAAACAATGACCGAAAAACTACGCGAACAAGGCAAAATTATTTACCTGATCGGCAACGGGGCCAGCGCGTCCATGGCCAGCCACTTTTCCGCCGACCTTGCAAAAAATGCCCATGTTCACACGCAGGTATTCACTGATCTGGCACTTATTACCGCCCTTGCCAACGATATTTCCTACGATCAGGCCTTTGTTGAACCCCTCAAACGCAGACTGACTTCCAATGATATGCTGGTGGCCATCAGCAGTTCCGGCAACTCACCCAATATGCTGAACGCCTGCTGCTTTGCCGCTGAAACCGGACACGCCTGCATTCTCCACTACTGGATGGATTCCGTTTCCGTGCCCCCGACAGAAGGATAA